GCTAGTGGGCCGATGTCTGAGTTTTTGATGACGCTGCTTTCTATCACCGACGAGCTTTTGATGATGCTCTCCGTGATGACGCACTCGCCAAGGATGCTTACGTTTTCTTCTAGCACGCACTCGCCTTCAAATTTAGCCCTGCTGTCTATGAAAATGCTCTCAGGCATGCGCATCAAAACGCCAGCTTTCATTAAATTTTGCTTGATCTCATCTTGCATTATTTTTTCTGCAATGCTTAGCTGAAATTTATCATTTATGCCCATGAAATTTTGCTCATTAACATTTACTGCAACGCACTTTAAACCCTTTTCATTTGCTATTTTTATGGCGTCAGTTAGGTAGTACTCTTTTTGTGCGTTTTGGTTGCTTATGAGCGGTAAAATTTGCTCTAATGCCTCGCGTTTAAAGCAGTAGCAGCCGGCATTTACGCTTTTTATGGCAAGTTGCGCTTCGCTCGCATCTTTTTGCTCGACGATGGCTTCAACTTTGCCGTTTTTTATGATAACTCTGCCGTAGCCAAAAGGATTTGCTGCTTCAAATGAGCTCATAACCACGTCTGCTTCGGCATTTGCTAGACGCATAAGGTCAGTTGATCTAACAAGTGGCATATCGCCGCAAGTTACTAGCACCTTTTCGCCGCTTAAGCTTACGCCCTTTATCGCGCCAGCTGTGCCTGGGAAATTTGCTAGATCTTGCTCGAAAATTTTAGTTTGAGGGAAAATTTCTTTTATCTTTTTACTAATTAACTCTTTTTCGTAGTGAAGCACGACGCTAACGTCATTTGTGATCGCATAAGCTTGCTTTAAGATGTGAATGATCATCGGCTCGCCGCATAGCTCAAATAGGACTTTTGGGCGTTTTGATTTCATCCTGGTGCCAAGACCAGCAGCTAGAATTATGATTGAAGTATTATTGTTCATTTTTAAGCCTTTTAACGTTAAAAATTTCGCAGATTGTAGCAAAAAATGGCAAACATTTTTTTTAATTTAACGATTGTTTCAACAAAAAGCTAATAAAATAGCAATTCTTAAGAATTTATAAATAAAGCGAGTTTAAATGGATTTAGGAACCGTCGTCGGCTGGGTTTTGACCCTGGTGCTTTTGTTTGGATCAATGGCGATAGGCGTTGGTATAGGACCATACATCGATATCCCTTCTGTGATGATCGTTTTTGGTGGTACTATCGGCGTTATGATGGTTGGCTTCAAGATGGAGACGCTTAAAGGTGTTGGTAAATTTTATGGTGTCGCTGTTAAGCCATCAGTCGTTGTAAATTTACCTGAGACTATAAAAAAAGTAGTTGATTATTCAACCAAAGCTAGGCGAGATGGCATCTTAGCACTTGAGAGCGAAGTAAATAACGAATCAAATCAGTTTTTAAAAAAAGGCCTTTCGATGGCGGTCGATGGCAATGAGCCAGACGCGATCAGAGCGCTTTTAGAGATCGATATCGATCAGACTAGCACAAGGCATGCAAACAACATCAAAATTTTCGAGCAAGTCGGTGGTTTTGCGGGTGCGATGGGTATGATCGGTACGCTCATTGGTCTTGTTGCGATGCTTCTTAATATGTCAGACCCTAGTGCGATCGGTCCATCTATGGCGGTTGCCTTGCTTACGACACTTTATGGTGCGATGATAGGTAACATCATTGGCTCACCTGTTGCAAATATCCTCTCGATCCGCGATGCTGATGAGGCACTTGAGAAGCAAGTCATTTTAGAGGGTATCATGGCGATACAAGCAGGGGATAACCCAAGAACGCTTGAAGCTAAGCTTTTAGCATTTTTACCTCCAAAAGATAGAAAAAGTCAGTTTGAATAATGGGTAAATTAATAAAACCAGAAGAGTGCCCAAAGTGTATGCCTGAGTGGCTGGCTGCCTTTGGTGACCTTATGTCGCTCCTACTTTGCTTCTTCGTTTTGCTTCTTTCTATGGCTACGATGGATGCTAAAAAGATGGAGGCTGCTGTTGGCTCACTAGCTGGTGCGCTAAGCGTGCTAGAGGGTGGCGCAAGACCAGATAGTCAGGTAGAAAAAGAGACAGATCCTGAAAGCAGGCGCACTCCAAAGCCAAAAGCTCAAAAAGGCGCTCAAAACGAGATGAGTGCGACTGTTAAAAAGATAAATGAGCTACTAACGGCTAGCGGGGCACCTGAGATCACGATGGAGGAGAGCGAGGATGGCTTTATAGTTAGGCTTCCAGCTGCGATGCTCTTTGACAAAGATAGCGCTGAAATTTCTGGCGAGGATGCGAAGCTCTTTTTAAAGCGAATAGGCATGATCATAGCCAAAATGCCAAATGAGGTAAAAACAGATATCATCGGATACACTGATAATACAAATCCAAGCAAAGACTCTATATACAAAAACAACTGGCAGCTCTCTACCGCAAGGGCGCTAAGCGTGCTTGAAGAGCTAGTTAGCGATGGCGTGCTACAAGAGAGGCTTATCACTTCTGGCAGAGCCTCTTTCGATCCGATCGCTAGCAACAGCACAGACGAGGGCAGAGCTAAAAACAATAGAGTAGAAATTCACTTCGTTTCGCTCGAGCCAAAAAACAAAGAGGCTACTAAGAAAAGTATCCTTGATACGAGGAATTAGTCGTGAAAGCACTGCTTAGTTTAGCGGTTTTGTTTTGTGTGGTTTTTGGCGCTGATCCTGCGCTACCAACTATAAATTTAAGCCTAAATTCACCGCAAAATGCCGAGCAGCTTGTAAATTCACTAAATGTTTTACTAATCCTCACCGCACTAGCACTCGCTCCTTCACTCATCTTTATGATGACTAGCTTTTTGCGCCTTGTCATTGTATTTTCATTTTTGCGTCAAGCGATGGGCACACAGCAAGTGCCGCCTTCAACGGTGCTTATCTCGCTTGCGATGGTGCTTACATTTTTCATCATGGAGCCAGTTGGGCAAAGAAGCTACGATGAGGGCATAAAGCCTTATATAGCCGAGCAGATAGGCTATGAGGAGATGCTTGATAAGAGCTTAAAGCCATTTAAAGAATTTATGGTGAAAAACACTAGAGAGAAGGATCTTGCACTATTTTTTAGGATAAGAAATTTGCAAAATCCAGCAAATATCGAAGATATCCCGCTAAGTATCGCTATGTCAGCCTTTATGATAAGCGAGCTAAAGACGTCTTTTGAGATAGCATTTTTGCTCTACCTGCCATTTCTTGTCATCGACATGGTCGTAAGCTCCGTTTTGATGGCGATGGGTATGATGATGCTACCTCCTGTCATGATCTCGCTGCCATTTAAACTACTCATCTTTGTGCTAGTTGATGGCTGGAATTTACTAATAGGAAACCTCGTAAAGAGCTTTCACTGATGAAGAAAATTTTATTAGCACTTTTGCCTTTGGCACTATTTGGATCAAATTTAAGCGAGATAGCAAACAAGGCCACTCAAAACGAAATTTCAAAGATCAAAGAGCTTGAACTAAAAAGAGCAAATTTAAATGACGAAGCGAC
Above is a window of Campylobacter concisus DNA encoding:
- the glmU gene encoding bifunctional UDP-N-acetylglucosamine diphosphorylase/glucosamine-1-phosphate N-acetyltransferase GlmU, coding for MNNNTSIIILAAGLGTRMKSKRPKVLFELCGEPMIIHILKQAYAITNDVSVVLHYEKELISKKIKEIFPQTKIFEQDLANFPGTAGAIKGVSLSGEKVLVTCGDMPLVRSTDLMRLANAEADVVMSSFEAANPFGYGRVIIKNGKVEAIVEQKDASEAQLAIKSVNAGCYCFKREALEQILPLISNQNAQKEYYLTDAIKIANEKGLKCVAVNVNEQNFMGINDKFQLSIAEKIMQDEIKQNLMKAGVLMRMPESIFIDSRAKFEGECVLEENVSILGECVITESIIKSSSVIESSVIKNSDIGPLAHIRPNSEISDTHIGNFVEVKKGVLSGVKAGHLSYLGDCEIESGTNIGCGTITCNYDGKAKYKTKIGKNVFVGSDTQLVAPVNIADNVIIAAGSTITKDVESGALAISRGRQENKSGFFEKFFGKDDVKK
- a CDS encoding motility protein A: MDLGTVVGWVLTLVLLFGSMAIGVGIGPYIDIPSVMIVFGGTIGVMMVGFKMETLKGVGKFYGVAVKPSVVVNLPETIKKVVDYSTKARRDGILALESEVNNESNQFLKKGLSMAVDGNEPDAIRALLEIDIDQTSTRHANNIKIFEQVGGFAGAMGMIGTLIGLVAMLLNMSDPSAIGPSMAVALLTTLYGAMIGNIIGSPVANILSIRDADEALEKQVILEGIMAIQAGDNPRTLEAKLLAFLPPKDRKSQFE
- a CDS encoding flagellar motor protein MotB; translation: MGKLIKPEECPKCMPEWLAAFGDLMSLLLCFFVLLLSMATMDAKKMEAAVGSLAGALSVLEGGARPDSQVEKETDPESRRTPKPKAQKGAQNEMSATVKKINELLTASGAPEITMEESEDGFIVRLPAAMLFDKDSAEISGEDAKLFLKRIGMIIAKMPNEVKTDIIGYTDNTNPSKDSIYKNNWQLSTARALSVLEELVSDGVLQERLITSGRASFDPIASNSTDEGRAKNNRVEIHFVSLEPKNKEATKKSILDTRN
- the fliP gene encoding flagellar type III secretion system pore protein FliP (The bacterial flagellar biogenesis protein FliP forms a type III secretion system (T3SS)-type pore required for flagellar assembly.) — translated: MLSLAVLFCVVFGADPALPTINLSLNSPQNAEQLVNSLNVLLILTALALAPSLIFMMTSFLRLVIVFSFLRQAMGTQQVPPSTVLISLAMVLTFFIMEPVGQRSYDEGIKPYIAEQIGYEEMLDKSLKPFKEFMVKNTREKDLALFFRIRNLQNPANIEDIPLSIAMSAFMISELKTSFEIAFLLYLPFLVIDMVVSSVLMAMGMMMLPPVMISLPFKLLIFVLVDGWNLLIGNLVKSFH